A window from Chromatiaceae bacterium encodes these proteins:
- a CDS encoding pseudouridylate synthase, whose translation MPLNILFSDPFYVAIDKPSGLLVHRTAIARDRVFALQQLRDQLRQRVFPVHRIDRATSGVLVFGRSADAARRLATAFEQRRVDKRYLAVVRGWTEPYGLIDHPVADDDGNRVAQAATTLYRKLATLELPIAVPPYRSARYSLISVKPLTGRRQQIRRHLKHISHHLIGDTTHGNGPHNRLFREHLGLQRMLLQAQRLAFVHPFHGTPIAISAPPDADWLRVAALFEVTPSTLLRD comes from the coding sequence ATGCCGCTGAACATCCTATTTAGCGATCCGTTCTACGTTGCGATCGACAAGCCGTCGGGTCTGCTCGTACACCGCACCGCGATCGCACGCGATCGGGTGTTCGCCTTGCAGCAGCTGCGTGACCAGCTACGGCAACGGGTGTTTCCCGTACACCGGATCGACCGCGCAACCTCCGGCGTGCTGGTGTTCGGCCGCAGTGCCGATGCCGCACGGCGGCTCGCCACCGCCTTCGAGCAACGCCGCGTCGACAAACGCTACCTCGCGGTGGTCCGCGGTTGGACCGAGCCCTATGGCCTGATCGACCACCCGGTGGCCGACGACGATGGCAACCGTGTCGCCCAGGCCGCAACGACCCTCTATCGCAAGCTCGCGACACTGGAGTTGCCGATCGCCGTGCCTCCCTATCGCTCGGCGCGCTATTCGCTGATCAGCGTCAAGCCGCTGACCGGGCGCCGGCAGCAGATCCGCCGGCACCTGAAGCACATATCGCATCATCTGATTGGTGATACCACGCATGGCAACGGACCGCACAACCGCCTGTTCCGCGAACACCTCGGTCTGCAACGTATGCTGCTTCAGGCACAGCGACTGGCGTTCGTGCATCCGTTTCACGGGACACCGATCGCGATCAGCGCGCCGCCCGACGCCGACTGGTTGCGCGTGGCCGCGCTGTTCGAGGTCACACCAAGCACATTGCTTCGAGACTGA
- a CDS encoding P-II family nitrogen regulator gives MHFKLLIAFVNDDKTDAVLKAARNAGATGATVINNARGEGLVEAKTFFGLSLDTQRDMLMFLVEEHLARHILEGIADAGEFDSKPGSGIAIQIDVEDAVGVTAQVAKLHEIVEEEL, from the coding sequence ATGCATTTCAAACTGCTGATCGCTTTCGTCAACGACGACAAGACCGATGCCGTGCTCAAGGCGGCCCGCAACGCCGGTGCCACCGGCGCGACCGTGATCAACAACGCTCGCGGCGAGGGCCTGGTCGAGGCGAAGACCTTTTTCGGCTTGTCTCTGGACACCCAGCGCGACATGCTGATGTTCCTGGTCGAGGAACACCTCGCGCGCCACATCCTGGAAGGCATTGCCGACGCGGGCGAATTCGACTCCAAACCCGGTTCGGGCATCGCCATTCAGATCGACGTCGAAGACGCCGTTGGGGTGACCGCGCAGGTTGCCAAACTCCATGAAATTGTTGAGGAAGAACTATGA
- a CDS encoding CBS domain-containing protein — MTGPEVVRVRDVMKTQFDTVDGLATVADALSSMKHIDTKALIVRKRNDDDEFGIVELEDIATDVLARNRAPDRVNIYEIMHKPLIGVDPAMDIRYCARLFERYHLNRAAVVENRQVIGIVSYADIVIKGMKSLVSE, encoded by the coding sequence ATGACCGGCCCCGAAGTGGTGCGCGTGCGCGACGTGATGAAGACCCAATTCGACACGGTCGACGGCCTCGCGACCGTCGCGGATGCGTTGAGCAGTATGAAACACATCGACACCAAGGCGCTGATCGTACGCAAGCGCAACGACGACGATGAATTTGGCATCGTCGAACTGGAGGACATCGCGACCGACGTGCTGGCCCGCAATCGTGCCCCCGACCGGGTCAACATCTACGAGATCATGCACAAGCCGCTGATAGGTGTGGATCCGGCGATGGACATTCGCTATTGCGCCAGGCTGTTCGAACGCTATCACCTGAACCGCGCAGCCGTGGTCGAAAATCGCCAGGTGATCGGTATCGTGAGTTACGCCGATATCGTCATCAAGGGAATGAAATCGCTGGTAAGCGAATAG
- a CDS encoding DUF1538 domain-containing protein, with the protein MVVIGFFQLLVLRQPIPNLYDILLGTLFVIVGLALFVRGLESGLFPIGESMAYAFARKGSLSWLLMFAFALGFGTTVAEPALIAVAEEAAEVAAAGRVIADTEIAKADYADGLRLTVALSVGFAILIGVLRIIRGWPIHYLIITGYVGVIIMTAFAPPEIIGIAYDSGGVTTSTITVPLVTALGVGLASSIKGRNPMVDGFGLIAFASLTPMIFVMGYGTFGFGDNAQQLDGPFGVAFRAAAAQVEALVGIVIDPIANAGHWLFGSMLDWLQSLPGALGGLFTTLNGTISDVVPIVVIIFGFQIFVLRRPIPHLGRVLIGFIYVLFGLAFFLDGLELALFPLGKLMAAQLTDPVFIADVTHHAYAFGWWDYRWVYLFAFAIGFSTTIAEPSLLAVAIKAHQVSAGSIGVLGLRVAVALGVAVGIALGTYRIVSGTPLHWFIIAGYVVVVIQTFFAPRLIIALAYDSGGVTTSTVTVPLVAALGLGLASTVPGRSPLLDGFGLIAFASLFPMMTVMAYAQLSEWRAKRTNGSNRGT; encoded by the coding sequence ATGGTGGTGATCGGATTTTTCCAGCTGTTGGTGCTGCGTCAGCCGATTCCCAACCTGTACGACATCCTCCTGGGTACGCTGTTTGTGATCGTCGGTCTGGCACTGTTCGTGCGCGGCCTGGAGAGTGGCCTGTTCCCGATCGGCGAGAGCATGGCCTATGCCTTTGCCCGCAAGGGCTCGCTGAGCTGGTTGCTGATGTTCGCCTTCGCGTTGGGTTTCGGCACCACGGTCGCCGAACCGGCCTTGATAGCAGTGGCCGAAGAGGCCGCCGAGGTGGCGGCGGCCGGTCGGGTGATCGCCGACACGGAGATTGCGAAAGCCGACTACGCAGACGGTCTGCGATTGACCGTCGCGCTATCGGTGGGATTTGCGATCCTGATCGGGGTCCTCAGGATCATCCGTGGATGGCCCATCCACTACCTGATCATCACCGGCTACGTCGGCGTCATCATCATGACGGCGTTCGCCCCCCCTGAGATCATCGGTATCGCCTACGATTCCGGCGGCGTCACCACCTCGACCATCACGGTGCCGCTGGTCACCGCGCTGGGCGTCGGGCTCGCGTCGTCGATCAAGGGGCGTAACCCGATGGTCGATGGTTTCGGGCTTATCGCGTTCGCATCGCTGACGCCGATGATCTTCGTAATGGGCTACGGCACGTTCGGATTCGGCGACAATGCGCAGCAACTCGATGGACCTTTCGGCGTGGCGTTCCGCGCCGCCGCCGCCCAGGTGGAGGCCTTGGTCGGTATCGTGATCGACCCGATCGCTAACGCCGGGCATTGGCTGTTTGGTTCAATGCTCGACTGGCTGCAGAGCCTGCCCGGCGCCCTCGGCGGACTGTTCACGACGCTCAACGGAACGATCAGCGACGTCGTGCCCATCGTGGTGATCATCTTCGGTTTCCAGATCTTCGTTCTGCGCCGACCGATCCCACACCTGGGCAGAGTGTTGATTGGATTCATTTATGTGTTGTTCGGTCTGGCATTCTTTCTCGACGGCCTGGAGTTGGCCTTGTTTCCACTCGGCAAGCTGATGGCCGCACAACTCACGGACCCGGTGTTCATCGCCGATGTCACGCATCACGCCTACGCGTTCGGCTGGTGGGACTACCGATGGGTTTACCTGTTCGCGTTCGCGATCGGGTTCTCAACCACGATCGCCGAACCGTCGCTGCTCGCCGTGGCCATCAAGGCCCACCAGGTTTCGGCCGGCAGTATCGGCGTGCTGGGACTACGTGTCGCCGTGGCGCTCGGCGTCGCGGTCGGCATCGCGCTGGGCACCTACCGCATCGTATCCGGCACACCGCTGCACTGGTTCATCATCGCGGGATATGTGGTGGTCGTCATCCAGACCTTTTTCGCACCACGACTGATCATTGCGCTCGCATACGACTCGGGAGGTGTCACGACCTCGACCGTCACGGTACCCTTGGTTGCGGCCCTGGGCCTGGGGCTCGCCAGTACGGTGCCGGGTCGCAGCCCGTTGCTGGACGGTTTCGGCCTGATTGCCTTCGCCAGCCTGTTTCCGATGATGACCGTAATGGCCTATGCGCAACTCTCCGAGTGGCGTGCGAAACGCACGAACGGATCCAACCGAGGAACCTGA